The DNA segment TTCAGCGCTTCGAACAGCTGGAAAATTTCCGGCAGCAGTTGCAGACGGTGGTTCTCCGCCAGCAACCGGATGAAGTTGCTTCCGTGGGCACCGAGTGCATCTGAACAGATCGACAGGAAAGTCTCTGCCCGCTCTTCGCTGGTGAGCTGGGGATTGTCCAGCAGCTCACGCACTTTTTCGCTCTGACTGACCAGCGCCGCGGTTTCCAGTGCAGCGCTCCAACCGCTGAGGTCGGAGGCCTGCTGCGCATAGCTGAATGCCGCTTTGGCGTAGGGCCGGGCCAGGGTGCTGAGTTCCGCCATGGGGTTCCTCGCTTACAGCTCAGCTGCCAGTTTGTCGATCAGGTCGTTTTGCGCCCTGGCATCGATA comes from the Microbulbifer sp. MI-G genome and includes:
- a CDS encoding F0F1 ATP synthase subunit delta, with translation MAELSTLARPYAKAAFSYAQQASDLSGWSAALETAALVSQSEKVRELLDNPQLTSEERAETFLSICSDALGAHGSNFIRLLAENHRLQLLPEIFQLFEALKAQAEATLEVEVVSATPLNDAQAQVLSEKLSRKFEREIHLHCSVDENLLGGAIIRAGDTVIDGTVRGRLAKLAEAMNS